A region from the Salvia splendens isolate huo1 chromosome 15, SspV2, whole genome shotgun sequence genome encodes:
- the LOC121768988 gene encoding COP9 signalosome complex subunit 4-like has translation MESAFASASAITDQRQKIEQYKHILATVLSSNDVVQAKQFVDHSLCVSVLSDDVPLVVSRQLLQAFAQDFGRLEPEFQKEISHYTLNQIQPRVVSFEEQVLIIREKLAELYESEQQWSKAAQMLSGIDLDSGMRVIDDTFRLTKCVQIARLYLEDDDAVNAEAFINKASFLVSNSQQEVLNLQYKVCYARILDLKRKFLEAALRYYDISQIEKRKVGDEEIDEEALEQALAAAVTCTILAAAGPRRSRVLATLYKDERCSKLKIYPILQKVYLERILRKPEIDAFSEELKPHQKATLPDKSTVLDRAMIEHNLLSASKLYTNISFEELGTLLGIAPQKAEKIASRMICEDRMRGSIDQVEAFIYFEDDAEELQQWDQQIFGLCQALNEILDSMAKKGLPIPV, from the exons ATGGAGAGCGCGTTTGCCAGTGCGTCGGCAATCACTGATCAACGCCAGAAGATCGAACAGTACAAGCAC ATTCTCGCCACTGTTCTCTCCTCAAACGATGTGGTACAAGCCAAACAGTTCGTCGACCACAGTT tatgtgtttCAGTGTTATCCGACGATGTGCCGCTTGTTGTTTCGAGACAGCTTCTGCAGGCATTCGCCCAGGATTTCGGAAGGTTGGAACCGGAGTTTCAGAAGGAAATTTCCCATTACACCCTCAATCAGATCCAACCCCGAGTTGTGTCGTTTGAGGAACAG GTTTTGATAATCAGAGAAAAACTGGCTGAATTGTATGAATCTGAACAACAATGGTCAAAAGCTGCACAGATGCTTAGTGGCATTGACCTAGATTCTGGGATGAG AGTGATTGATGACACATTCAGGCTTACAAAATGTGTCCAAATTGCTCGTCTTTACCTCGAG GATGATGACGCCGTTAATGCTGAAGCTTTTATAAACAAAGCTTCTTTTTTGGTTAGCAACAGTCAGCAGGAAGTGCTGAATTTACAATACAAG GTTTGTTATGCTAGGATTCTAGATCTAAAAAGGAAGTTTCTGGAAGCTGCACTACGGTATTATGACATATCCCAGATTGAAAAGCGGAAAGTCGGAGATGA AGAGATCGATGAAGAAGCACTGGAGCAAGCTTTAGCTGCTGCTGTGACCTGCACAATTTTGGCAGCTGCTGGGCCTCGGCGTTCTCGTGTTCTTGCAACCCTTTACAAG GATGAACGGTGTTCTAAGCTAAAGATATATCCAATCTTGCAGAAG GTATATCTGGAGAGAATTTTGAGAAAACCTGAAATTGATGCGTTTTCTGAAGAACTGAAGCCGCATCAG AAAGCAACTTTGCCTGACAAATCTACTGTTCTTGATCGAGCCATGATTGAGCATAATCTCCTTAGTGCTAGCAAACTTTATACAAATATTAG TTTTGAAGAGTTGGGCACATTGTTGGGCATTGCTCCTCAAAAG GCTGAGAAAATAGCTTCTAGAATGATATGTGAAGATAGGATGAGGGGTTCTATTGATCAG GTCGAAgcttttatatattttgagGATGACGCCGAGGAATTGCAGCAATGGGATCAACAG ATATTTGGCTTGTGCCAGGCTCTCAATGAAATTCTTGATAGCATGGCGAAGAAGGGCTTGCCCATTCCTGTGTAA
- the LOC121768745 gene encoding serine/threonine-protein kinase STN7, chloroplastic-like — protein sequence MATVGTSTGFGVCGVSLHSSSTSTPLSSFLGKKLNFKTLTESTPHKKLSSPKSKNLAVVAAGGQIFNFVHDLFVGVGVGLPCTVMECGDMIYRSTLPKSNGISPTVPGVILALGTISYLWATPGVAPGFFDMFVLAFVERLFRPTYKKDDIVLGKKLGGGAFGVVYRGSLVKKPSSKDGEIVVKKATEYGAVEIWMNERVRRACANSCADFMYGFLETSAKKGSEYWLIWKFEGESTLADLVQSKEFPYNVEALILDKVQDMPKGIERENRIIQTIMGQLLFALDSLHSTGIVHRDIKPQNIIFSEESRTFKIIDLGAATDLRVGINYIPKEFLLDPRYSAPEQYIMSTQTPSAPSAPVATALSPVLWQLNLPDRFDIYSTGLIFMQMAFPGLRSDSALIQFNRQLKRCDYDLIAWRETVEPRAGAELRRGFELLDLDGGIGWELLTSMVRYKARQRPSAKAALAHPYFDKEGLLVLSFTQSLRLQLFRATQQDYSEAAKWIIELMAKSGTKKDGGFTEAQLQELREIKPSEKSNVQRNALASALRVQRKIIRTINESVDELNRRRKSFWWSRWIPKEE from the exons ATGGCTACAGTTGGCACAAGCACTGGATTTGGAGTGTGTGGAGTTTCACTCCACTCCTCCTCCACTTCCACCCCCCTCTCTTCATTTTTGGGCAAGAAGCTCAATTTCAAAACCCTAACTGAATCAACTCCCCACAAGAAATTATCCTCTCCCAAATCCAAGAATCTCGCAGTTGTTGCCGCGGGAGgtcaaattttcaattttgttcaCGATTTGTTCGTGGGAGTTGGGGTTGGACTGCCCTGCACGGTTATGGAGTGTGGAGATATGATTTACAGAAGCACGCTTCCTAAATCAAATGGGATTTCACCTACGGTTCCTGGCGTGATTTTAGCTTTGGGCACTATTTCTTACTTGTGGGCCACTCCCGGTGTGGCGCCTGGCTTCTTTGACATGTTTGTTCTTGCCTTTGTTGAGAGGCTCTTTAGGCCTACTTACAAAAAG GATGACATTGTCTTGGGGAAGAAGTTGGGCGGGGGAGCATTTGGAGTGGTTTATAGGGGGTCCTTGGTCAaaaagccttcctccaaa GATGGTGAGATAGTGGTAAAGAAGGCTACTGAATATGGGGCGGTGGAGATATGGATGAATGAGCGTGTCCGAAGGGCTTGTGCGAATAGCTGTGCTGATTTTATGTACGGCTTTCTTGAG ACTTCGGCAAAGAAAGGATCTGAATATTGGCTGATCTGGAAATTTGAAGGAGAGTCCACGCTTGCTGATTTAGTTCAGAGTAAAGAATTTCCATACAAT gtaGAAGCATTGATTCTTGATAAGGTCCAAGACATGCCTAAGGGGATCGAAAGGGAAAACAGAATCATACAGACCATCATGGGACAGCTCTTGTTTGCACTGGATAGTCTGCACTCGACAGGAATTGTTCATAGAGATATTAAGCCCCAAAACATCATCTTCTCTGAAG AATCTCGTACATTCAAGATTATTGATCTTGGAGCGGCTACAGATTTGAGAGTCGGCATCAATTATATTCCCAAAGAGTTTCTATTGGATCCCAG ATATTCTGCACCTGAACAATACATTATGAGTACTCAAACACCCTCCGCTCCATCTGCACCCGTTGCAACTGCACTTTCCCCTGTTCTGTGGCAG CTGAATCTTCCCGACAGATTTGACATCTACAGCACTGGCCTGATATTCATGCAAATG GCGTTTCCAGGGCTACGGAGCGACAGCGCTCTAATACAATTCAACCGTCAGCTGAAGAGGTGCGATTATGATCTAATTGCGTGGAGAGAAACTGTGGAGCCCCGTGCCGGGGCAGAGCTACGGCGTGGATTTGAGTTGCTGGATTTGGATGGAGGCATAGGATGGGAGCTTCTAACATCCATGGTTCGTTACAAGGCACGCCAAAGGCCGAGTGCGAAAGCAGCTCTTGCCCATCCCTACTTCGACAAGGAAGGCCTACTCGTCTTATCCTTCACGCAGAGCCTGCGCCTGCAGCTCTTCCGAGCCACCCAACAAGACTACAGCGAGGCTGCCAAGTGGATTATCGAGCTCATGGCAAAGTCAGGAACGAAGAAAGATGGTGGTTTCACCGAAGCTCAGCTGCAGGAGCTCAGG GAAATCAAGCCGAGTGAGAAATCGAATGTGCAGAGGAATGCGCTTGCATCGGCTCTTCGGGTGCAGCGGAAGATCATTAGGACGATAAACGAGAGCGTTGATGAGCTCAACAGGCGGAGGAAGAGCTTTTGGTGGAGCAGATGGATTCCCAAAGAGGAGTAA